One stretch of Filifactor alocis ATCC 35896 DNA includes these proteins:
- a CDS encoding SPFH domain-containing protein, protein MGFIKAFTGAMGGTFADQWKDFYVPQPGVPATAGIFPAVPQGTNNGRGENTKGNKNIITNGSKIVVPEGTALITMQDGAITGIIAEAGGFEFRADDINSQSIFAGDAMMESLLHSTWEKVKFGGIAGSQQLAFYVNLKEIPNNRFGTQSEIYWDDAFFGTQVGAVTRGTYTLRIVDPLLFVKNFVPQQYLVADAPVFDFADMDNDAGAQLFNEVVGSLSPAFSNYTNDPSKGNRMSRIQGDQIGFAQALSKAVDDMYQWRQDRGLEIVKTAIMAIEYDDDTKEMMKDVKRADALSGARGNSFMQQSVARGMQAAGENGGGANMAFMGMGMGAAGNVMGGMQQPNTPNSYQPNFGQPQQPQQPMYGGQPQQPMYGGQPQQPMYGGQPQQPMYGEQPQQPMYGEQPQQPQQPQQPVDSTAKLIEMKKLLDAGVITQEEFDKVKMQLLGF, encoded by the coding sequence ATGGGATTTATAAAAGCATTTACAGGAGCAATGGGGGGAACCTTTGCCGATCAATGGAAAGATTTTTATGTTCCGCAACCCGGAGTGCCTGCAACAGCAGGAATTTTTCCTGCTGTGCCACAAGGAACGAACAATGGCAGAGGGGAAAACACAAAAGGGAATAAAAATATTATCACAAACGGAAGTAAAATTGTTGTTCCGGAAGGGACGGCGTTGATTACAATGCAAGACGGTGCAATTACGGGAATTATTGCAGAGGCAGGTGGATTTGAGTTTAGAGCGGATGACATTAACTCTCAATCTATTTTTGCCGGAGATGCGATGATGGAAAGTTTGTTGCATTCCACTTGGGAAAAAGTAAAGTTTGGCGGAATAGCAGGTTCGCAACAGTTGGCATTCTATGTGAATCTGAAAGAAATTCCAAACAATCGCTTCGGAACACAATCTGAAATTTATTGGGATGATGCATTCTTCGGAACACAAGTAGGTGCTGTGACAAGAGGAACTTATACCTTGAGAATTGTAGATCCGCTTCTTTTTGTTAAAAACTTTGTACCACAGCAATATTTGGTCGCAGATGCGCCTGTATTTGATTTTGCTGATATGGACAATGATGCGGGAGCACAGTTGTTTAATGAGGTAGTCGGTTCGTTGTCTCCGGCGTTCTCTAACTATACAAATGATCCGTCAAAGGGAAATCGTATGAGTAGAATTCAAGGAGATCAAATCGGTTTTGCACAGGCGCTTTCTAAAGCTGTGGATGATATGTATCAATGGAGACAAGACAGAGGTCTTGAAATTGTGAAAACTGCCATTATGGCAATTGAATACGATGATGATACAAAAGAAATGATGAAGGATGTGAAACGAGCGGATGCATTGTCCGGAGCTCGTGGAAATTCCTTTATGCAACAATCTGTTGCAAGAGGCATGCAGGCTGCCGGTGAAAATGGCGGCGGTGCCAATATGGCATTTATGGGAATGGGAATGGGCGCTGCCGGAAATGTGATGGGCGGTATGCAACAGCCGAATACACCAAATTCTTATCAACCTAATTTTGGACAACCGCAACAGCCACAACAACCGATGTATGGCGGACAACCACAACAACCGATGTATGGCGGACAACCACAACAACCGATGTATGGCGGACAACCACAACAACCGATGTACGGCGAACAACCGCAGCAACCGATGTATGGCGAACAACCGCAACAACCGCAACAGCCGCAACAACCTGTAGATTCTACAGCAAAATTGATTGAGATGAAAAAATTGTTGGATGCAGGTGTCATTACACAAGAAGAATTTGATAAAGTAAAAATGCAATTGCTTGGATTTTAA
- the ileS gene encoding isoleucine--tRNA ligase, with translation MSKFEHLKTGNIAENEKAISAYWKEIDLLHQCVSQREDGKQFVFFEGPPTANGKPGIHHVIARTLKDYVCRYKTMQGYQVKRKAGWDTHGLPVEIEVEKRLGLNDKTEIESYGIEAFNKQCRESVFEYEGLWRDMTERMAYLIDLDDPYITLNDEYIESVWHILDKMYKEGYIYEGHKILPYCPRCGTGLASHEVAQGYKEIKSNTLIAKFKLAGKDNEYFLAWTTTPWTLASNVALTVSPTETYVKAKQGEEIYYLSKTLAPKVLGEDFEVLEEVLGTDLEYMEYEQLMPFVKPDKKAFFVLVGDFVTTEDGTGIVHTAPAFGEDDYNVCKKYNLPVLQPVNDEGKYVGTPWDGRYVMEEGLDVEIIKYLGSENKIYKKEKVEHNYPHCWRCATPLLYYAKPSYYIEVTKFKDKLIENNNEVNWFPDYVGEKRFGNWLENLNDWAISRSRYWGTPLNIWRCECGHETTIGSRKELKEKAIETIDETIELHRPYVDDVHIECEHCKKPMTRVKDVVDVWFDSGAMPFAQHHYPFEHKDDFDGLFPADFICEGIDQTRGWFYSLLAISTFMTGKTPYKNVLVNDLILDKDGKKMSKSKGNTVDPFALFDQYGADVLRWYLLYVSPPWVPTRFDVEGLKEVQSKFFGTIKNVYNFFVLYANTDEINPREFYVEPKDRAELDCWILSKFNRLKQEVEQDLAVFEVTKVVRNIQDFVNEDLSNWYIRRSRRRFWETGLTEDKKSVYNTTYEILVELSQMIAPFAPYLSEEMYRNLTGNLSVHLSTYPVCDETVLDTALEEKMDLVKNLVTLGRASREKVKIKVRQPIQKVLVDASYEEIMGDLVPLMKEELNVKEVVFSSDLQQYISYRLKPNLPVLGRLLGAKMRFFQKELAQLDAKEVVESLHLGKEVTMNLDGEPFTLSEEHVLITIDSKEGFDVESNEGLFIILDTQLTDELIEEGFVREFISRIQQMRKANDYEMMDHIRIFYTATETLTKAIKNHAEFIKSETLADELVCEAKEGMKEETLNGEATSLFVERV, from the coding sequence TTGAGCAAATTTGAACATTTGAAAACAGGAAATATTGCAGAAAACGAAAAAGCAATCAGTGCTTATTGGAAAGAAATTGATTTATTGCATCAATGTGTGTCACAAAGAGAAGACGGAAAGCAGTTTGTGTTTTTTGAAGGACCACCGACAGCAAACGGAAAACCCGGAATTCACCACGTTATTGCAAGAACATTGAAGGACTATGTATGTCGATACAAAACCATGCAAGGCTATCAGGTAAAGAGAAAAGCAGGTTGGGATACACATGGTTTGCCGGTAGAAATCGAAGTAGAAAAAAGACTTGGATTGAACGATAAAACAGAGATTGAATCTTATGGAATCGAAGCGTTCAACAAACAATGTAGAGAGTCTGTATTTGAGTATGAAGGTCTTTGGAGAGATATGACGGAGAGGATGGCATATCTGATTGACTTGGATGATCCGTATATCACATTGAATGATGAGTATATTGAATCCGTTTGGCATATTTTGGATAAGATGTATAAGGAAGGATATATTTATGAAGGACATAAGATTCTTCCGTACTGTCCTCGTTGCGGAACAGGTCTTGCATCTCACGAGGTTGCACAAGGATATAAGGAAATTAAATCAAATACCTTGATTGCAAAATTCAAATTAGCCGGAAAAGACAATGAATATTTCCTTGCTTGGACAACGACACCTTGGACATTGGCATCCAACGTTGCGTTGACCGTATCTCCGACAGAAACTTATGTCAAAGCAAAACAAGGCGAAGAAATCTACTATCTATCCAAAACTCTTGCACCGAAGGTATTGGGAGAAGATTTCGAAGTTTTGGAAGAAGTGTTGGGAACGGACTTGGAGTACATGGAATACGAACAGTTGATGCCGTTTGTGAAACCTGACAAAAAAGCGTTCTTTGTGCTTGTAGGAGATTTCGTTACCACGGAAGACGGTACAGGAATTGTTCATACCGCACCCGCATTTGGGGAAGATGACTACAATGTCTGCAAAAAATACAACCTTCCTGTTCTTCAACCTGTAAATGATGAAGGTAAATATGTAGGAACACCTTGGGACGGAAGATATGTTATGGAAGAAGGGCTTGATGTTGAAATCATCAAGTATTTGGGTTCAGAAAACAAAATCTACAAAAAAGAAAAAGTAGAGCATAATTATCCACACTGCTGGAGATGTGCTACACCGCTTCTTTACTATGCAAAACCGAGTTACTATATCGAAGTGACTAAATTTAAGGATAAATTGATTGAAAATAACAATGAAGTAAACTGGTTCCCGGATTATGTAGGAGAAAAAAGATTCGGAAACTGGCTTGAAAACCTAAATGATTGGGCAATTTCCCGTTCAAGATATTGGGGAACTCCTCTAAATATATGGAGATGTGAATGTGGACATGAAACGACAATCGGTTCTCGTAAAGAGTTGAAAGAAAAAGCAATTGAAACAATCGATGAAACGATTGAATTGCACCGTCCGTATGTAGATGATGTACACATTGAATGTGAACATTGTAAGAAACCGATGACAAGGGTAAAAGATGTTGTCGATGTGTGGTTTGATTCGGGAGCGATGCCGTTTGCTCAACATCACTATCCGTTCGAACACAAAGATGATTTTGACGGATTGTTCCCTGCCGACTTTATTTGTGAGGGAATTGACCAAACAAGAGGATGGTTCTATTCATTGCTTGCAATTTCCACCTTTATGACAGGAAAGACACCATACAAGAATGTGTTGGTAAATGACTTGATTTTGGACAAAGACGGTAAAAAAATGAGTAAGTCCAAAGGAAATACCGTTGATCCGTTCGCATTGTTCGACCAATACGGTGCGGATGTATTGCGTTGGTATTTGCTATATGTTTCTCCGCCGTGGGTTCCGACAAGATTTGATGTAGAAGGATTGAAAGAAGTGCAAAGTAAGTTCTTCGGAACGATTAAGAATGTGTACAACTTCTTTGTGTTATATGCAAACACAGATGAAATCAATCCGAGAGAATTCTATGTAGAACCAAAAGACAGAGCGGAATTGGATTGTTGGATTTTATCTAAATTCAATCGTTTGAAACAAGAAGTAGAACAAGACTTGGCAGTGTTTGAAGTAACAAAAGTCGTAAGAAATATTCAAGATTTTGTCAACGAAGATTTGTCCAACTGGTATATCCGTCGTTCAAGAAGAAGATTCTGGGAGACAGGATTGACAGAGGATAAAAAATCCGTATACAATACCACTTATGAAATTTTGGTAGAATTGTCACAAATGATAGCGCCGTTTGCACCTTACTTGTCAGAAGAAATGTATCGCAACTTGACAGGTAATTTATCTGTTCACTTATCCACTTATCCTGTATGTGATGAAACAGTGTTAGATACAGCGTTAGAAGAAAAAATGGATTTAGTGAAGAATTTGGTAACACTTGGAAGAGCATCCCGTGAAAAAGTAAAAATTAAAGTTCGTCAACCAATCCAAAAAGTGTTGGTAGATGCATCTTATGAAGAAATCATGGGAGATTTGGTTCCTTTGATGAAAGAGGAACTGAATGTGAAGGAAGTTGTATTCTCATCAGACCTTCAACAATATATCAGCTACCGGTTGAAACCGAACCTTCCTGTATTAGGACGTTTGCTTGGTGCAAAGATGAGATTCTTCCAAAAAGAATTGGCACAACTTGATGCCAAAGAAGTGGTAGAATCACTTCACTTAGGAAAAGAAGTAACAATGAACTTGGACGGAGAACCGTTCACTTTGTCCGAAGAGCATGTGTTGATTACAATTGATTCCAAAGAGGGATTCGATGTAGAATCAAACGAAGGCTTGTTCATTATTTTAGATACTCAATTGACAGATGAGTTGATTGAAGAAGGTTTTGTGCGTGAGTTTATCTCTCGTATCCAACAAATGAGAAAAGCAAACGATTATGAAATGATGGATCATATCCGTATCTTCTATACTGCGACAGAAACTTTGACCAAGGCAATCAAAAATCATGCAGAGTTTATCAAATCGGAAACATTAGCGGATGAATTGGTATGTGAAGCAAAAGAAGGAATGAAAGAAGAAACATTAAACGGAGAAGCAACATCCTTGTTTGTTGAAAGAGTATAA
- a CDS encoding YoaK family protein, translating into MEENKKEQDLTKYSYAFVVWTYCLILLAGAVNVYGIKQLGSTVSHHTGNFSQIAIYSYEKQIPFQFIVVILSFFLGSVTSGIVLAGKTTEGKKPYDKILIGGGIALCMMEVLRFQEWAIAVVPFWLGMQNAMFVTYKEAVVRTTHMTGALTDAGFALGSYLRGNTKEIWKVRFYLLSMIVFVVGGYFGNFLVGYSAFPLSFVGVMYSVIGLWYMNMEEFSFEECLSWLFTLEVTPYESIVWIFKDDKEAN; encoded by the coding sequence ATGGAAGAAAATAAAAAAGAACAGGACTTAACAAAATATTCTTATGCGTTTGTAGTTTGGACATATTGTTTGATTTTATTGGCAGGAGCTGTCAATGTGTACGGAATCAAGCAACTTGGTTCAACGGTCAGTCATCATACGGGAAATTTTTCACAAATTGCAATTTATAGTTATGAGAAGCAAATTCCGTTTCAATTTATTGTAGTTATATTGAGTTTCTTTTTGGGTTCTGTCACTTCGGGAATTGTTTTGGCCGGCAAGACAACAGAGGGAAAAAAGCCTTATGATAAGATTTTGATCGGTGGAGGAATTGCCCTTTGTATGATGGAGGTGCTTAGATTTCAAGAGTGGGCTATTGCAGTTGTTCCGTTTTGGTTGGGAATGCAAAATGCGATGTTCGTAACTTACAAAGAGGCTGTGGTTCGTACAACTCATATGACAGGAGCTTTAACAGATGCCGGATTTGCATTGGGTTCTTATTTGAGAGGAAATACAAAAGAAATTTGGAAAGTGAGATTCTATCTTCTATCTATGATTGTTTTTGTAGTCGGAGGATATTTTGGGAATTTCTTGGTAGGATATTCCGCTTTTCCTCTTTCCTTTGTGGGTGTGATGTATTCTGTGATAGGATTGTGGTATATGAACATGGAAGAGTTTTCGTTCGAAGAATGTTTGTCTTGGTTGTTTACTTTGGAAGTAACACCATATGAAAGTATCGTTTGGATTTTCAAAGATGATAAAGAGGCGAATTAA